Genomic window (Branchiostoma lanceolatum isolate klBraLanc5 chromosome 13, klBraLanc5.hap2, whole genome shotgun sequence):
CTTCAGCATGGAGAACATCTCTTCTCTCGAGATGTAACCGTCAGAGTTTAGATCATACACCTCAAAACAATCTGTTGAAAGACATGAACCAGTTGTTGTATTTGCTTGTATTTCAATGGAAAAGGATCTTTGAAAACTCCCAATATTAGTCGAGAAGTAGTAATGTTAATCTTTACATTGTCCATGTATATAAAAAGACATAAGTTCTGGTCAGGTATACTAATCATTTTTACCTAGCACAATGCACAGCTAATGTTATGCTGGCTATTAATCAAGTAGAAAGTTTAGGTTGCttcaaatgaaaatgacaattttaTCAACTCTTCTCTGACTATATGGCTTGTCATGTTAAATCatctgtttattgtttcttttatatttcatgtatttattATGTGTACCAAGAGtgtctgaaaaaaatcataattcttGATACAGTACAGAATAAAAGAGCAGTCTCTAGTTTTGGTCAGAACTGTTTCTTACATTTCATTTTCTCCTCCATGGTGCCCCGTAAGAAGACGGACAGACCCTGGACCCACTCCTGCGCGCTCACGTAGCTGTCATTGTCCTGGTCAAAGGCACGGAATACTGCAGGAACAACAACAAgcaaatcagagatggcagacttcaccccttttcCCAACACTTGTTTGCAACGGTTCCAGTCCCACAGACAGTAATAACAGCACAGGATGTCACTGCTGCATTTTGTACAGTGGGAATCACAGACACATATATAGCAGTAGTCTGAATCTAATGTTACCAACATCtttatgcaaagactaggtgtaacagaccgttcggtgtaatataaccagctgctgccgcgccgcgtgcctgcgaagctggtgtgttacgcctaatggcggttataccggctatatagatacagatacagatctccGGGTTCAGCAAGAAGTTATCAATGAAAAAGTTTATTGCCTATTTAAAGTTCAAACTGTACAGTGCAGAGGTAGCCTTCTGGCAAATGTTTACAGTAAAAAGAActacagagtttttttttttcttgtagacCCTTTCTACAGTTTATCCTTTTTACAGCTCTACAGATCTTTTCctaaaataaaaacagatcATTGATttttgcaataaaatttgatgactaTCCTTTTCTTGAGCCTTTTAATTGGAAACATCACAATCTTGAAACTTCATCCTGACACAGTAGGAAACAAAAATGCCTCCtcccctgaggcatcgccaaaaactGACCTCTGTCCATGAGGATGTCGTCTGTCATGGCAAAGGTGTAGTGCAGCACCTCCCGGAAAGTGGCGCGGTCCATCTTCATCTCGTCCTTGCCCTTCTTACTCGTCTGCAGGTCTCGGAACACGTGCAGCAGACCCTCCACCTCCTGCTTCGTAACTGgagaacacaaaaaaaaacatattattattattattaattctTTATTTCAAGCACCAACTTGCCCTTAGTATTAAAGGAAGGCAAGACAAAGACATCGTGTATTACAAAAAGTTCAAAGGGATTcgattttgtggtagggagataatggagtgtttgcatTGGTTTTTACTTTGCAGTTAAAACAAGGTTGTAGGCGAGCAGAAGATATAACAGCTTTCTATACACTGTAGATACATgccataaatgcatttaagctcACAGTGGTTTACTAGTAaattatgttcacggttttcgggGTAACCCGGcctcttcactgcgaacttaaatgcatttatggcATGTATCTATAGTGTATAAAAACCTAAAGAATTGTTCTGGCTGTGGCAACTTTAACAAGCCTTCCTTTGCTTACTGTCTTAGACACTCTAGTAGGATTTCTTTTGATTATTACTGCACTGACTGACTGCAAGACATGTCTAAGACACTTAATAGCAGGGCTTCTTTTGATCACAGATATTGGGATGGAAAATATTGCTTTAAGCTACGAATACTACGCTTTCATAATATCTACACTTCAGTTGATAACTTCTGCAAAATACTCATGacattataccaaggaggttatatagcctccttgattATACATAGTAGTATATTCTGTAACATATGCATGTCTACCAGGCAATTAATGTCCGGTTGTCAACGTAAACAACTAAGCATAACTGGACTTACAGTGTGTTTGTCGATAGCAGGTCTCAGCCAGCTTTGCCAGCGCCTTCTTGGCGACGATATGCGCCATTCTTGGTCCTATAAAATCCCAGACACGgtcaaaaatgtgaaaaaaatcgCGAAAACCCTGAGATGGACTCTGAGGTAACTTTTCTCCCCGTTGTCAAGAAACAAAGTTGCGCAGAAGATCGGCGCAGTAGACAATGTTTCATTCTCGCGAGATTAGAAGACGAGATTTTATTTTCAGGtgtcaaaaatgtcatttttgccgcctgtaaaatcattttttctTTAGATAGCAGTTTAATGTATAAAGTATAAAAATCTCAAGTAATTTTATCAAATTGAATTGTATTATTCGAATAATTTCTATTCCTGGTACCAGAAATGACTATTTTCTTGTTTAAATTGGACAAAATTGCCCTACAAGTAAGGCAGTTTTATATTTGTACGGGGACAGCTATAGATTCAGCGCTTTCTTCAACATGGCGGAAGATCGTGCTGCGGCGATGAAGGAAGAAGACAAAACGGACGATTCCGTCGTCTTAGACGGAGAACACGATCACGAACCTAAGCCGGGAACAAGGTATGGTCTTCAGGAAGTCTTGTGTCTTATTTTTGGCGCCGTGTTCCGTTAAGAAGTGGCTGACAGGCGGGTTTGACGGGCTGACACCCCACATGACATGCATGTTCGTTATATTCTCAGAGGACCACAAAATGACTTCTGGGCTGTTTCGATTTATGTGGATGCAGAAAAAACAACCTTTGCGTTTTATTGTAAGAGCTTAAGAAAAATAGCGCCAAAATTTTACCCCGAAGACTGTATTTGATGTTGCCAGACACAAAAATGATCAATTCGTATAATCGTTCAAAAATATATCATAAGCCATCAGAATCACAAAATTATTTCTGGTTCCATTTTATTTCGTTCTcacaaatgttttcttttccatggcTTGTTGACAATGTGATCAGATTGTCTATTCCCACGACTATACTTAAAAGTTGATTTGATACACAATAGCTTAATTAAGTAGTACGTGTTAAAACGATACATAGAGCAGCTATATTGCAAAAGTTGCATGtcacaggttgttcagtgtaatataacaagctgctgccgtgccgcgtgcctgctaAGCTCGTGTGTTAAACTTAAGAGCACTTACACCATCTatagagatacagatacaaatttaCATGGTTATTATAACAAATTGGACTGGGAAACGTCACTTGTGCTTTCTTTTCAGCTTAACTCCACCTTGTTGTTCCAGCAGCCAGGACAACATGGTGACAAAGAAGAAGagcaagaagaggaagaagaagaagggaggAGATGCGGCGGCGGCCGGAGATGCAGAGAAAACAGATGTGAGGATCTGATCGACACAAACTTGTTCAGTTCAGTTAGTTCATTttctgtgaggtgacaccatTGTCTCCATAAGTCCCTACGTTACAGAGCGCAGGTCACCATTTTGTAGTCCCACATCTTCTTTCATCAccttcttaacctttagcacactgtagccatttggcacccattggttacagagttaggcggCAGGGAGAAGTTTAAGTGTCAAAGAAGGGCGGCCACAACACAAACTTGTGACAGAGTAATAACAGTCTGTTTAGACATTTCAAGATGCCTTGGGTTGGAGGGttgggacagtgggttgttcaTGTATGGCTGTTAGGACGAGTAGCTGAATGAATTGATGGATAGATGGAAGGATGAATAGATGGGTAGATGAGTGGCTAGATGGTTGGATGGGTGGCATGGGTTTGTAGGAGGGTGAGTGTTTGTGAGCAGGTTATATAAAGCCTTTTCATGTGATGTGAGCACTGTCTGCCAAAGTGTTGATGTCCCTGTTTGCATGTCAGTGAATCATAGCTCAAGCATTTTCGAACATGTAAAGATTtacagaccctcttaaaattaAATGGTCACTGTTGACTGTCTACaagtcaaactcaaagaagagaaTCATGTGGTTCATGTGGGCGGATGGGTGTGTGGGTGGGCCATGGGTAGGCTGTGGGTGAATTGATGTATGTTTAGGGGGATGTCAAACAGA
Coding sequences:
- the LOC136446948 gene encoding calaxin-like, yielding MAHIVAKKALAKLAETCYRQTHFTKQEVEGLLHVFRDLQTSKKGKDEMKMDRATFREVLHYTFAMTDDILMDRVFRAFDQDNDSYVSAQEWVQGLSVFLRGTMEEKMKYCFEVYDLNSDGYISREEMFSMLKNTLAKQPTEEDPDEGIKDLVEITLKKMDHDHDSRLSYSDYKTSVETEPLLLEVFGPCLPAAKQVNAFTATFSDTYTDYY